One Phoenix dactylifera cultivar Barhee BC4 chromosome 14, palm_55x_up_171113_PBpolish2nd_filt_p, whole genome shotgun sequence DNA window includes the following coding sequences:
- the LOC103712355 gene encoding uncharacterized protein LOC103712355 isoform X2 produces the protein MGKGFAKAAVAVALLVWASRRYGWDGDAALRTFRDLSERLGMWAIPLYVAAHTVTLALCLPYAVFFEAGASLLFGFFPAVLCVFSAKVLGASLSFWIGRAIFRNSKSAMGWVQRSKYFHLVARGVERDGWRFVLLARYWQPTDDSTEYIYWQPCWCCCSFHH, from the exons ATGGGGAAGGGGTTTGCGAAGGCTGCGGTTGCGGTGGCGCTTCTGGTGTGGGCGAGCCGGCGGTACGGGTGGGACGGCGACGCGGCACTCCGGACGTTCCGGGATCTCTCGGAGAGGCTGGGGATGTGGGCGATCCCGCTCTACGTGGCGGCCCACACCGTGACCCTGGCTCTCTGCCTCCCCTATGCCGTCTTCTTCGAGGCCGGCGCCTCCCTCCTCTTCGGTTTCTTCCCCGCCGTCCTCTGCGTCTTCTCCGCCAAGGTCCTCGgcgcctctctctccttctggatCGGACG GGCAATTTTCAGGAATTCAAAATCCGCAATGGGATGGGTGCAGAGAAGCAAATACTTCCATCTTGTAGCTAGAGGAGTCGAACGTGATGGCTGGAGATTTGTACTCCTTGCTCG TTATTGGCAGCCTACCGATGATTCTACAGAATACATCTATTGGCAGCCTTGCTGGTGCTGCTGTAGCTTCCACCACTAG
- the LOC103712355 gene encoding uncharacterized protein LOC103712355 isoform X1, translating into MGKGFAKAAVAVALLVWASRRYGWDGDAALRTFRDLSERLGMWAIPLYVAAHTVTLALCLPYAVFFEAGASLLFGFFPAVLCVFSAKVLGASLSFWIGRAIFRNSKSAMGWVQRSKYFHLVARGVERDGWRFVLLARFSPLPSYVINYALAATKVGFLIDFLLPTVIGSLPMILQNTSIGSLAGAAVASTTSSKKSQIYSYLFPLVGMVSSILISLRIKKYSSGFAAAEEVEQSVHSDEGDDAVHSSSHKKVSGNAIKRK; encoded by the exons ATGGGGAAGGGGTTTGCGAAGGCTGCGGTTGCGGTGGCGCTTCTGGTGTGGGCGAGCCGGCGGTACGGGTGGGACGGCGACGCGGCACTCCGGACGTTCCGGGATCTCTCGGAGAGGCTGGGGATGTGGGCGATCCCGCTCTACGTGGCGGCCCACACCGTGACCCTGGCTCTCTGCCTCCCCTATGCCGTCTTCTTCGAGGCCGGCGCCTCCCTCCTCTTCGGTTTCTTCCCCGCCGTCCTCTGCGTCTTCTCCGCCAAGGTCCTCGgcgcctctctctccttctggatCGGACG GGCAATTTTCAGGAATTCAAAATCCGCAATGGGATGGGTGCAGAGAAGCAAATACTTCCATCTTGTAGCTAGAGGAGTCGAACGTGATGGCTGGAGATTTGTACTCCTTGCTCGGTTCTCACCCTTGCCATCATATGTCATCAACTATGCTCTGGCTGCCACAAAAGTTGGCTTTCTCATTGATTTCCTTCTTCCTACAGTTATTGGCAGCCTACCGATGATTCTACAGAATACATCTATTGGCAGCCTTGCTGGTGCTGCTGTAGCTTCCACCACTAGCTCCAAAAAATCTCAAATCTACTCGTATCTTTTCCCTCTAGTTGGAATGGTGTCCAGTATTCTCATATCTCTGAGGATCAAAAAGTACTCCTCTGGCTTTGCAGCGGCCGAAGAAGTTGAGCAATCCGTCCACAGTGACGAGGGTGATGATGCTGTGCACTCATCATCCCATAAAAAAGTGTCTGGCAATGCAATCAAAAGGAAGTGA
- the LOC103712356 gene encoding germin-like protein 11-1 encodes MEPSTLFSSSLLILLLGGSVTAGLADSSPLRDTCPMDPQGERTLFMNGFLCKDPETIMPSDFKTSMLEKAGDTDNFVRSSMNVVTAAEFPGLNTLGLSVARTDLAMDGMVLPHSHPRASEMLYVLHGTVIAGFIDTENRPFQKILEEGDVFVIPRGLLHFCVNAGYGPVAIHSVLNSQNPGVASIAGAMFSSESHVSERLVARMLGLGAMELGRNRTDTPFRES; translated from the coding sequence ATGGAGCCGTCTACTCTGTTCTCCTCTTCCCTGCTCATCCTGCTGCTCGGCGGGTCCGTTACAGCAGGGCTTGCGGACAGCAGCCCTCTCCGAGACACATGCCCGATGGATCCCCAGGGTGAAAGGACGCTCTTCATGAACGGGTTCTTGTGCAAGGATCCCGAAACCATCATGCCGTCTGATTTCAAGACATCGATGCTCGAGAAGGCGGGCGACACCGACAACTTTGTTCGGTCATCGATGAACGTCGTGACCGCCGCCGAGTTCCCGGGCCTAAACACGCTGGGCCTCTCCGTGGCTCGAACGGACCTGGCCATGGATGGCATGGTCCTGCCGCACTCCCACCCGCGGGCCTCCGAGATGCTGTACGTGCTTCATGGCACGGTGATCGCCGGCTTCATCGACACCGAGAACCGGCCGTTCCAGAAGATCCTCGAGGAAGGCGACGTTTTTGTGATCCCTCGCGGGCTTCTCCACTTCTGCGTGAATGCAGGGTATGGCCCAGTTGCCATCCACTCGGTGCTGAACAGCCAGAATCCGGGTGTTGCGAGCATAGCCGGCGCCATGTTCTCCTCAGAATCTCATGTGTCTGAGAGGCTGGTGGCGAGGATGCTGGGCCTCGGAGCAATGGAGCTGGGTCGCAACCGGACGGACACGCCATTTCGTGAGTCGTAG